A window from Drosophila nasuta strain 15112-1781.00 chromosome 3, ASM2355853v1, whole genome shotgun sequence encodes these proteins:
- the LOC132788778 gene encoding adenylyl cyclase X E-like isoform X3, whose product MQCELDYTNERRWEGGYLKKKCMEIGVEDEYNLYQSRLRSYYTGVYILLHWIVILVHSLFLLATCEETHLIYIDIFAYVLGSVLITAVMWINFEEELVIRRVCVMYVTSVITVLILVIIDIITNMYHYHKHDWVTGSFYDTYIILTTYMFLPIPHILPPLALGSTVSCLYVCYYFYYVAALFRNDFSNARNFNKMWAEVSHHISLNMLGVFFRISREIVVRSSFLDRHQYVMEDISLRNARAQEKIFLHSILPQQIAQPIQDDIRNRIAMAEKHRDVHIVSMARDRLMSIQTHPDVSILYADIVNYTQLTTTLTVKHLVTLLHNLYARFDKAASHFTVQRIKFLGDCYYCVAGLTVPDPDHAKCCVDLGLCMINQIQQVGISQNLDIDIRVGVHSGSLFAGVLGAAKLQYDIWGTDVTIANRLEATGMAGHIHLSARTLNSMTDHSYTILPGTVAATEDPYLMKYKIVTFLIAATTTTDEISEYESDEVETLSLSLQLSAKSHMSVGTYTVELHNEFKQMPVGPMGSPYGACFSPPARLYAQVQHLAGLDHLHQFDCDRIGLSTYHLQNICFC is encoded by the exons atgcagTGCGAATTAGATTACACAAATGAGCGTCGCTGGGAAGGAGGCTATTTAAAG AAAAAGTGCATGGAAATTGGTGTAGAAGATGAATATAACTTGTACCAAAGTCGGCTCCGCAGCTACTATACAGgtgtatatattttgctgCACTGGATTGTAATCCTTGTGCATAGCTTATTTTTGTTGGCGACTTGCGAA gagacgcatttaatttatattgatatttttgcataCGTGCTTGGATCTGTCCTCATAACAGCAGTGATGTGGATAAATTTTGAGGAGGAACTGGTGATCAGACGCGTTTGCGTAATGTACGTGACCTCAGTGATTACAGTACTAATTCTGGTGATCATTG ATATAATAACTAATATGTATCATTATCATAAACATGATTGGGTTACAGGATCGTTTTACGACACTTACATTATCCTGACGACCTATATGTTTTTACCCATACCCCATATTTTACCACCTCTTGCCCTTGGCAGCACAGTGTCATGTCTTTacgtttgttattatttttactacGTAGCCGCGCTATTTAGGAATGACTTTTCCAATGCCCGcaactttaataaaatgtgGGCAGAAGTTTCGCATCACATTTCCCTGAATATGCTCGGTGTATTTTTTCGCATTTCGCGTGAAATTGTTGTTCGCTCCTCGTTTCTTGATCGCCATCAGTATGTGATGGAGGATATCTCGCTGCGCAATGCACGTGCCCAGGAAAAGATATTTCTTCACAGCATTTTGCCGCAGCAAATCGCACAGCCCATTCAGGACGATATTCGCAATCGTATTGCAATGGCCGAAAAACATCGCGACGTTCATATTGTCAGCATGGCGCGCGATCGCTTAATGTCGATTCAAACCCATCCCGATGTGTCCATACTGTATGCAGATATTGTCAATTATACGCAACTGACAACAACACTAACCGTTAAGCATCTGGTTACACTTTTACACAATTTGTATGCTCGTTTCGACAAAGCCGcttcacatttcacagtgcaACGTATCAAGTTCTTGGGCGACTGCTATTACTGTGTGGCCGGTCTAACAGTTCCTGATCCTGACCACGCCAAATGTTGTGTCGATCTGGGCCTCTGTATGATCAATCAAATACAGCAAGTGGG CATCTCCcaaaatttggatattgatATTCGCGTGGGTGTTCATTCGGGCAGCTTATTTGCTGGTGTTCTTGGGGCCGCCAAATTGCAGTATGATATATGGG GTACAGATGTAACAATTGCCAATCGTCTGGAAGCCACTGGAATGGCCGGCCATATTCATCTGAGTGCGCGAACCCTCAATTCGATGACGGATCACTCGTATACTATACTGCCAGGCACCGTTGCGGCCACTGAAGATCCCTATCtgatgaaatacaaaatagtgACCTTTCTCATAGCTGCCACAACAACCACTGACGAAATCAGTGAATACGAAAGTGATGAGGTCGAAACCCTTTCCCTAAGTCTGCAATTGAGTGCTAAGTCCCATATGAGTGTAGGCACCTATACCGTTGAATTGCACAATGAATTCAAGCAAATGCCAGTGGGACCCATGGG ATCCCCGTATGGAGCATGCTTTTCTCCGCCAGCCCGACTATATGCTCAAGTACAGCATCTTGCTGGCCTGGATCATTTGCACCAGTTTGATTGTGATCGAATTGGTCTATCAACGTACCACCTCCAAAACATATGTTTTTGTTAG
- the LOC132788778 gene encoding adenylyl cyclase X E-like isoform X1, translated as MQCELDYTNERRWEGGYLKKKCMEIGVEDEYNLYQSRLRSYYTGVYILLHWIVILVHSLFLLATCEETHLIYIDIFAYVLGSVLITAVMWINFEEELVIRRVCVMYVTSVITVLILVIIDIITNMYHYHKHDWVTGSFYDTYIILTTYMFLPIPHILPPLALGSTVSCLYVCYYFYYVAALFRNDFSNARNFNKMWAEVSHHISLNMLGVFFRISREIVVRSSFLDRHQYVMEDISLRNARAQEKIFLHSILPQQIAQPIQDDIRNRIAMAEKHRDVHIVSMARDRLMSIQTHPDVSILYADIVNYTQLTTTLTVKHLVTLLHNLYARFDKAASHFTVQRIKFLGDCYYCVAGLTVPDPDHAKCCVDLGLCMINQIQQVGISQNLDIDIRVGVHSGSLFAGVLGAAKLQYDIWGTDVTIANRLEATGMAGHIHLSARTLNSMTDHSYTILPGTVAATEDPYLMKYKIVTFLIAATTTTDEISEYESDEVETLSLSLQLSAKSHMSVGTYTVELHNEFKQMPVGPMGFRSWLKRICYSRKDDDNSTDHAFSSIRFYFLDFIDPRMEHAFLRQPDYMLKYSILLAWIICTSLIVIELVYQRTTSKTYVFVSSGAMLSFTILLFITWYKKICFWRYPEGGHTYSIISCLIFRIAENIQRSLIKRVAIYMFTVTTYFGIISVMLMECNVDEYQMLHIESKIYLYEPEPNMCFQPWVLTNMICLIMGMSLIFSRIPFVMKLMVTLLEVIIYMVLIFYQFNYIVHHSLSTNPYFLAEYSHCILILTTFLSLCLMERQTEFNDKMNFKWRAELKKKQKAGSLADQSISILLHNILPAHVVNIYLSSLAKHELYYEDYSMVGVMFATLMNFQLDLSSLRVLNEIITEFDNVLSYYKDDYLVEKIKIVGCTYMAACGLDIRLSSTISGRRSTRSSIAQEVARARRTLQFYEQHGHKKEDVVFVITAFALDLIRSLYMCNSNYKNLPCDRELFSAKMRVGISSGEVMAGVVGASQVHYDIWGNAVNMASRMDSTGVVGHIQVTDETATILRKCGIKCDFRGLTFVKGRGILPTYFVGIDDHYNFQYIEEDEGSFQVNVHNLSD; from the exons atgcagTGCGAATTAGATTACACAAATGAGCGTCGCTGGGAAGGAGGCTATTTAAAG AAAAAGTGCATGGAAATTGGTGTAGAAGATGAATATAACTTGTACCAAAGTCGGCTCCGCAGCTACTATACAGgtgtatatattttgctgCACTGGATTGTAATCCTTGTGCATAGCTTATTTTTGTTGGCGACTTGCGAA gagacgcatttaatttatattgatatttttgcataCGTGCTTGGATCTGTCCTCATAACAGCAGTGATGTGGATAAATTTTGAGGAGGAACTGGTGATCAGACGCGTTTGCGTAATGTACGTGACCTCAGTGATTACAGTACTAATTCTGGTGATCATTG ATATAATAACTAATATGTATCATTATCATAAACATGATTGGGTTACAGGATCGTTTTACGACACTTACATTATCCTGACGACCTATATGTTTTTACCCATACCCCATATTTTACCACCTCTTGCCCTTGGCAGCACAGTGTCATGTCTTTacgtttgttattatttttactacGTAGCCGCGCTATTTAGGAATGACTTTTCCAATGCCCGcaactttaataaaatgtgGGCAGAAGTTTCGCATCACATTTCCCTGAATATGCTCGGTGTATTTTTTCGCATTTCGCGTGAAATTGTTGTTCGCTCCTCGTTTCTTGATCGCCATCAGTATGTGATGGAGGATATCTCGCTGCGCAATGCACGTGCCCAGGAAAAGATATTTCTTCACAGCATTTTGCCGCAGCAAATCGCACAGCCCATTCAGGACGATATTCGCAATCGTATTGCAATGGCCGAAAAACATCGCGACGTTCATATTGTCAGCATGGCGCGCGATCGCTTAATGTCGATTCAAACCCATCCCGATGTGTCCATACTGTATGCAGATATTGTCAATTATACGCAACTGACAACAACACTAACCGTTAAGCATCTGGTTACACTTTTACACAATTTGTATGCTCGTTTCGACAAAGCCGcttcacatttcacagtgcaACGTATCAAGTTCTTGGGCGACTGCTATTACTGTGTGGCCGGTCTAACAGTTCCTGATCCTGACCACGCCAAATGTTGTGTCGATCTGGGCCTCTGTATGATCAATCAAATACAGCAAGTGGG CATCTCCcaaaatttggatattgatATTCGCGTGGGTGTTCATTCGGGCAGCTTATTTGCTGGTGTTCTTGGGGCCGCCAAATTGCAGTATGATATATGGG GTACAGATGTAACAATTGCCAATCGTCTGGAAGCCACTGGAATGGCCGGCCATATTCATCTGAGTGCGCGAACCCTCAATTCGATGACGGATCACTCGTATACTATACTGCCAGGCACCGTTGCGGCCACTGAAGATCCCTATCtgatgaaatacaaaatagtgACCTTTCTCATAGCTGCCACAACAACCACTGACGAAATCAGTGAATACGAAAGTGATGAGGTCGAAACCCTTTCCCTAAGTCTGCAATTGAGTGCTAAGTCCCATATGAGTGTAGGCACCTATACCGTTGAATTGCACAATGAATTCAAGCAAATGCCAGTGGGACCCATGGG ATTCCGATCCTGGTTGAAACGAATTTGTTATAGTCGAAAAGACGATGACAATAGCACGGATCACGCCTTTTCATCGAtacgattttattttctcgACTTTATAGATCCCCGTATGGAGCATGCTTTTCTCCGCCAGCCCGACTATATGCTCAAGTACAGCATCTTGCTGGCCTGGATCATTTGCACCAGTTTGATTGTGATCGAATTGGTCTATCAACGTACCACCTCCAAAACATATGTTTTTGTTAGCTCTGGAGCGATGCTAAGCTTTACCATACTCCTTTTTATAACGTGGTATAAGAAGATTTGCTTCTGGCGCTATCCTGAAGGTGGACACACATACAGCATAATCAGCTGCCTAATATTCCGTATCGCAGAGAACATTCAGCGCAGTCTTATCAAACGTGTGGCCATTTATATGTTCACCGTAACAACGTACTTTGGCATTATATCTGTGATGCTG ATGGAATGTAATGTGGACGAATATCAAATGCTGCACATTGAGAGCAAAATCTATCTTTATGAGCCGGAACCGAACATGTGCTTTCAGCCTTGGGTGTTGACCAACATGATCTGCCTGATCATGGGCATGAGTTTGATCTTCTCACGTATTCCATTCGTGATGAAATTGATGGTTACCCTCTTGGAGGTCATCATCTATATGGTGCTCATATTCTATCAGTTCAATTACATAGTTCATCATAGCCTGTCGACGAATCCGTACTTTTTAGCTGAGTACTCGCATTGTATATTAATTCTAACCACTTTCCTAAGTCTGTGCCTTATGGAACGGCAGACAGAGTTTAATGACAAGATGAACTTCAA ATGGCGAGCAGAGCtaaagaaaaaacagaaagcGGGTAGTTTGGCCGATCAGTCTATATCCATACTATTACACAACATTTTGCCTGCTCATGTTG TCAACATCTATCTGTCATCCTTGGCCAAGCATGAGTTGTACTACGAAGATTACTCCATGGTTGGCGTTATGTTCGCCACCCtaatgaattttcaattggatTTGTCCAGTTTACGCGTTCTTAACGAGATCATAACCGAATTTGATAATGTG ttaAGTTATTACAAGGACGATTACTTGGtggaaaaaatcaaaattgtagGCTGCACTTACATGGCTGCTTGTGGTCTGGACATACGTCTCTCCTCCACTATAAGCGGACGACGAAGTACTCGTAGTTCTATTGCCCAGGAGG TTGCGCGAGCCCGACGCACTCTGCAGTTCTACGAACAGCATGGACACAAAAAAGAGGATGTTGTCTTTGTGATAACGGCCTTCGCTTTGGATTTAATTCGTTCTCTTTATATGTGCAACTCCAATTACAAGAATTTGCCATGTGATCGCGAATTATTCTCGGCCAAAATGAGAGTTGGCATTTCAAGTGGAGAGGTTATGGCTGGCGTCGTGGGTGCTTCGCAGGTTCACTATGATATTTGGGGCAATGCGGTGAATATGGCTTCGCGCATGGACTCTACTGGAGTCGTTGGCCACATACAGGTGACGGATGAGACGGCTACTATTCTGCGAAAATGTGGTATCAAATGTGATTTCCGTGGCCTAACCTTTGTTAAGGGGCGGGGCATTTTGCCCACCTATTTTGTAGGCATCGACGACCATTATAATTTCCAGTATATCGAAGAGGACGAGGGCTCGTTTCAAGTCAACGTACATAATTTATctgattaa
- the LOC132788778 gene encoding adenylyl cyclase X E-like isoform X2 gives MQCELDYTNERRWEGGYLKKKCMEIGVEDEYNLYQSRLRSYYTGVYILLHWIVILVHSLFLLATCEETHLIYIDIFAYVLGSVLITAVMWINFEEELVIRRVCVMYVTSVITVLILVIIDIITNMYHYHKHDWVTGSFYDTYIILTTYMFLPIPHILPPLALGSTVSCLYVCYYFYYVAALFRNDFSNARNFNKMWAEVSHHISLNMLGVFFRISREIVVRSSFLDRHQYVMEDISLRNARAQEKIFLHSILPQQIAQPIQDDIRNRIAMAEKHRDVHIVSMARDRLMSIQTHPDVSILYADIVNYTQLTTTLTVKHLVTLLHNLYARFDKAASHFTVQRIKFLGDCYYCVAGLTVPDPDHAKCCVDLGLCMINQIQQVGISQNLDIDIRVGVHSGSLFAGVLGAAKLQYDIWDVTIANRLEATGMAGHIHLSARTLNSMTDHSYTILPGTVAATEDPYLMKYKIVTFLIAATTTTDEISEYESDEVETLSLSLQLSAKSHMSVGTYTVELHNEFKQMPVGPMGFRSWLKRICYSRKDDDNSTDHAFSSIRFYFLDFIDPRMEHAFLRQPDYMLKYSILLAWIICTSLIVIELVYQRTTSKTYVFVSSGAMLSFTILLFITWYKKICFWRYPEGGHTYSIISCLIFRIAENIQRSLIKRVAIYMFTVTTYFGIISVMLMECNVDEYQMLHIESKIYLYEPEPNMCFQPWVLTNMICLIMGMSLIFSRIPFVMKLMVTLLEVIIYMVLIFYQFNYIVHHSLSTNPYFLAEYSHCILILTTFLSLCLMERQTEFNDKMNFKWRAELKKKQKAGSLADQSISILLHNILPAHVVNIYLSSLAKHELYYEDYSMVGVMFATLMNFQLDLSSLRVLNEIITEFDNVLSYYKDDYLVEKIKIVGCTYMAACGLDIRLSSTISGRRSTRSSIAQEVARARRTLQFYEQHGHKKEDVVFVITAFALDLIRSLYMCNSNYKNLPCDRELFSAKMRVGISSGEVMAGVVGASQVHYDIWGNAVNMASRMDSTGVVGHIQVTDETATILRKCGIKCDFRGLTFVKGRGILPTYFVGIDDHYNFQYIEEDEGSFQVNVHNLSD, from the exons atgcagTGCGAATTAGATTACACAAATGAGCGTCGCTGGGAAGGAGGCTATTTAAAG AAAAAGTGCATGGAAATTGGTGTAGAAGATGAATATAACTTGTACCAAAGTCGGCTCCGCAGCTACTATACAGgtgtatatattttgctgCACTGGATTGTAATCCTTGTGCATAGCTTATTTTTGTTGGCGACTTGCGAA gagacgcatttaatttatattgatatttttgcataCGTGCTTGGATCTGTCCTCATAACAGCAGTGATGTGGATAAATTTTGAGGAGGAACTGGTGATCAGACGCGTTTGCGTAATGTACGTGACCTCAGTGATTACAGTACTAATTCTGGTGATCATTG ATATAATAACTAATATGTATCATTATCATAAACATGATTGGGTTACAGGATCGTTTTACGACACTTACATTATCCTGACGACCTATATGTTTTTACCCATACCCCATATTTTACCACCTCTTGCCCTTGGCAGCACAGTGTCATGTCTTTacgtttgttattatttttactacGTAGCCGCGCTATTTAGGAATGACTTTTCCAATGCCCGcaactttaataaaatgtgGGCAGAAGTTTCGCATCACATTTCCCTGAATATGCTCGGTGTATTTTTTCGCATTTCGCGTGAAATTGTTGTTCGCTCCTCGTTTCTTGATCGCCATCAGTATGTGATGGAGGATATCTCGCTGCGCAATGCACGTGCCCAGGAAAAGATATTTCTTCACAGCATTTTGCCGCAGCAAATCGCACAGCCCATTCAGGACGATATTCGCAATCGTATTGCAATGGCCGAAAAACATCGCGACGTTCATATTGTCAGCATGGCGCGCGATCGCTTAATGTCGATTCAAACCCATCCCGATGTGTCCATACTGTATGCAGATATTGTCAATTATACGCAACTGACAACAACACTAACCGTTAAGCATCTGGTTACACTTTTACACAATTTGTATGCTCGTTTCGACAAAGCCGcttcacatttcacagtgcaACGTATCAAGTTCTTGGGCGACTGCTATTACTGTGTGGCCGGTCTAACAGTTCCTGATCCTGACCACGCCAAATGTTGTGTCGATCTGGGCCTCTGTATGATCAATCAAATACAGCAAGTGGG CATCTCCcaaaatttggatattgatATTCGCGTGGGTGTTCATTCGGGCAGCTTATTTGCTGGTGTTCTTGGGGCCGCCAAATTGCAGTATGATATATGGG ATGTAACAATTGCCAATCGTCTGGAAGCCACTGGAATGGCCGGCCATATTCATCTGAGTGCGCGAACCCTCAATTCGATGACGGATCACTCGTATACTATACTGCCAGGCACCGTTGCGGCCACTGAAGATCCCTATCtgatgaaatacaaaatagtgACCTTTCTCATAGCTGCCACAACAACCACTGACGAAATCAGTGAATACGAAAGTGATGAGGTCGAAACCCTTTCCCTAAGTCTGCAATTGAGTGCTAAGTCCCATATGAGTGTAGGCACCTATACCGTTGAATTGCACAATGAATTCAAGCAAATGCCAGTGGGACCCATGGG ATTCCGATCCTGGTTGAAACGAATTTGTTATAGTCGAAAAGACGATGACAATAGCACGGATCACGCCTTTTCATCGAtacgattttattttctcgACTTTATAGATCCCCGTATGGAGCATGCTTTTCTCCGCCAGCCCGACTATATGCTCAAGTACAGCATCTTGCTGGCCTGGATCATTTGCACCAGTTTGATTGTGATCGAATTGGTCTATCAACGTACCACCTCCAAAACATATGTTTTTGTTAGCTCTGGAGCGATGCTAAGCTTTACCATACTCCTTTTTATAACGTGGTATAAGAAGATTTGCTTCTGGCGCTATCCTGAAGGTGGACACACATACAGCATAATCAGCTGCCTAATATTCCGTATCGCAGAGAACATTCAGCGCAGTCTTATCAAACGTGTGGCCATTTATATGTTCACCGTAACAACGTACTTTGGCATTATATCTGTGATGCTG ATGGAATGTAATGTGGACGAATATCAAATGCTGCACATTGAGAGCAAAATCTATCTTTATGAGCCGGAACCGAACATGTGCTTTCAGCCTTGGGTGTTGACCAACATGATCTGCCTGATCATGGGCATGAGTTTGATCTTCTCACGTATTCCATTCGTGATGAAATTGATGGTTACCCTCTTGGAGGTCATCATCTATATGGTGCTCATATTCTATCAGTTCAATTACATAGTTCATCATAGCCTGTCGACGAATCCGTACTTTTTAGCTGAGTACTCGCATTGTATATTAATTCTAACCACTTTCCTAAGTCTGTGCCTTATGGAACGGCAGACAGAGTTTAATGACAAGATGAACTTCAA ATGGCGAGCAGAGCtaaagaaaaaacagaaagcGGGTAGTTTGGCCGATCAGTCTATATCCATACTATTACACAACATTTTGCCTGCTCATGTTG TCAACATCTATCTGTCATCCTTGGCCAAGCATGAGTTGTACTACGAAGATTACTCCATGGTTGGCGTTATGTTCGCCACCCtaatgaattttcaattggatTTGTCCAGTTTACGCGTTCTTAACGAGATCATAACCGAATTTGATAATGTG ttaAGTTATTACAAGGACGATTACTTGGtggaaaaaatcaaaattgtagGCTGCACTTACATGGCTGCTTGTGGTCTGGACATACGTCTCTCCTCCACTATAAGCGGACGACGAAGTACTCGTAGTTCTATTGCCCAGGAGG TTGCGCGAGCCCGACGCACTCTGCAGTTCTACGAACAGCATGGACACAAAAAAGAGGATGTTGTCTTTGTGATAACGGCCTTCGCTTTGGATTTAATTCGTTCTCTTTATATGTGCAACTCCAATTACAAGAATTTGCCATGTGATCGCGAATTATTCTCGGCCAAAATGAGAGTTGGCATTTCAAGTGGAGAGGTTATGGCTGGCGTCGTGGGTGCTTCGCAGGTTCACTATGATATTTGGGGCAATGCGGTGAATATGGCTTCGCGCATGGACTCTACTGGAGTCGTTGGCCACATACAGGTGACGGATGAGACGGCTACTATTCTGCGAAAATGTGGTATCAAATGTGATTTCCGTGGCCTAACCTTTGTTAAGGGGCGGGGCATTTTGCCCACCTATTTTGTAGGCATCGACGACCATTATAATTTCCAGTATATCGAAGAGGACGAGGGCTCGTTTCAAGTCAACGTACATAATTTATctgattaa